Part of the Ornithorhynchus anatinus isolate Pmale09 chromosome 8, mOrnAna1.pri.v4, whole genome shotgun sequence genome, CCCAAACCCAACAACCCTGCTGGGATCCTCAGGAACTATTATAGtggggcgctccaggccagatggaTCCTGTCCCCACAATCGGCTTCAAGGCTCCTCACCAACTGGCCACACCttatctatctgctctcttcGCTCAACTATTCCCCAACTCACTGTCTTTGCTCTTCCCGAGCCGACCTGCAGTTTGCTCTCGACTcctgcctccgtcccctcactcATACCGTTCACCCTGTTTGGAACTTAGCACTGGCTTTAAGtcagtcagctctccctctcctcttacctcgctgatctcctcctACAAACCACTTCATTCTGCCGACACCACGGTTATCTCGTACTTCCATCTCATATATGCCCTGCCAATGGCTTGCCCGTGTTCTCCCCGTTCCTagctgaccactctccccaccttcagagccctcccaaaatcacatctccaagaggccttccctgactaagcccccaatttctcctcccatccctcttgTGTCACCAATTCCCTcaaatctgtaccccttaagcacttgatattcacccccccacccccaccctacagcatttatgtacatatccttacactctgccatttcccctatgtgaaacttattttaacatctgcctccttatctagactataaggtatttttatggtatttgttaagcgcttactatgtgccaggcactgtactaaatgctggggtagatacaagctaatcaggttggacagagtccatgtcccacacggggctgacagtcctattccccatttgacagatgaggtcactgaggcacagagaagtgaagtgtcttgcccaaggtcacacagcagacaagtggcagagcggggattagaacacagatccttctgacactcaggactGTGGTCTGTGGTCTGTccattacaccacgctgcttcccttctcctgtgcagggatcgtgtcaaccaattctattgtagtgcattttcccagtgtttagtacagtgttctgcacaaagtaagtgctcattcaagtgcttcgtacagtgcctggcacatagtaaatgcttaacagacaccccaagtattattattatcattattattattatgactatgacTGGGGAGGTTGGTCCAGTCTCCTTGGCCGCAAACATTTCTCCACTTCCAGCCTGGGAACAGTAGAGCAGGATCAAGAGGGATTTAGATACATTCATGGAAGAGGGTCCATGATGGGTGATGAAAGGGTCCTTTAGGGATGTAGaagggtaataatgatagtaacagttggagtatttgttaagtgcttactatgagccaggcactgtactaagcgctgggcggggcggggggagggggcaagcaaatcacgttggacaacaCTGTCCcttctcacctggggctcccagcctcgatccccattttatagataagggaactgaaggacagaggaagtgaagtgacttgtccaaggtcacacggcaggcacgtgggggagccgggagtcCTTCCCTAAGTAAGCCACGAGGGTCGATGGTCGGCAGGTCGTCGACTCCCTGTTTCTCCAAGCAGCACGATGGCGGAGGCCGAGCCCAGGGCTGGcagggaggcgggaggccggagGTGGGTCTGGCCCGGGATGGAGGACCCGAGAGGTATCATCACTGCCTCTTTCTGGACAAGGATGCCCAAAGGCCAGGGattacagggagaggagaggacaggacaggacagcagaggacaggacaggagaggacaggacaggaggggagggaaagggaggggaggaaagaaagaaagcgagagagagagagagagagaaacaaaggaaacagaaggagataaagaaaaagaaagaaggagagagaacgaaagaaggaaagaaagaaaaaaggaaagaagaaagaaaaagagaaaaagaaagaagggaaagagaaaaagaatgagaaagaaagaaaagagagaaagaggggagaaaggattgtctcttttgccggattgtactttccaagtgcttagcacagtgccctgcacacagtaagcgctcaataaatatgatggaagaaagaaaaaagaaagggagaaggaaagaaaaaaggaaagagaaagagacagagaaagtggagaggaagaagagaaagaaagagaaagagagagagagagaaacagagaaagggaagagaaagaagaggaagaaagaaagagaggaggaagaaagaaagagagaaagagagcaagaaagtaagagagaaattgagaaagaaagagaagaggaagaaagagagaaagaaagaagagaaagaggaagaaagaaagaagaacgagaaggaaagggagaaatagagaaagaaagaaaaggagaaagggagagagagaaatagagaaagaaagggaagaggaagaggaagaaagagagaaagaaagaaaaagagagcgaaagaaagagaagagaaagaggaagaaaggaaggaagaaaggaagaaagaaagaaagaagaggaagaaagaaaaagagagaggaagaaagagagagaaagagaagagaaagaggaagaaagaaagggagaaagaaagaagagaaagaggaagaaagagagagagagagagagacacaaaaaAGAAAGACtggatggatgagtgagtgaGCGAGTGAGCGAGTGAGCGTCGGGGTGCGGAGGGTCCCTCCCGTCCCCAACGctggcccggcccggtccggcgtcggggccgcggggccgcggggccgccggTCTGCCGGCTCTTTGttcccgagcggcggggggcggcggggggcggcggggagggaggggaggcgtgtcctgcggcccccgccccgcccccgggagcccccgtgctctgcggccccgcccccgcggcccgccGCTTAAAGCcccgcagcggcggcggcggggccccccgcctcccggacCCGCGACCCgggatcccccccgccccgcccctccccgcctcccggacCCGCGGCCcgggatccccctcccctccccgcccccgtccggagcgggagcgggagccatGGCGGGGTCCCTGCGGGAGCAGACGGCGCTGCTGGTGGCCGACTACCTGGCGCAGtgcgggccgggccccgctccgcccgccccgccgcccagccccgccgccgccaccctgcgccgcgccgccgccgccctgcgCCGCCAGCACCGCCCCTTCTTCGTCTGCGCccgccggcgggccggggccggggccggaccgggggaccggccgggggacggagacggggccggggacggggacggggacggggccgGACCGGCCGCGCTGCTGGCCCAGGTGGCGGCCGAGCTGGACCACGACGGAGGCCTCAACTGGGGGCGGGTGGTGGCCCTGGTGGCCCTGGCCGGGGCGCTGCTGGACCCCgagccggacccccggacccccgaccTCAGCCGGACCCTGGCCGACACGCTGTGCCACTACCTGGCCGAGGAGAAGGGCGATTGGCTGCGGGAGCACGGCGGCTGGgtgagcccccctctcctcccctccccttcccgccccggaATCTTCTCCCCTCTTATcccgtcgtccgtctcccccctttcgACCGTCGGCCCGTGgccctttccgagcgctcagcccagtgccccgCACGCCCTAAGCGTCCAACCGatgggaatgaatgaacgggggaTGTCCCCCCGGACGGCGGGGCTTCTGGCGGCCGCCGGTTTCTTCCACCCCCTCGAGGGCTCTTTGGGAAAGTTTCCTTCGCGACGCTTGAagggtttcctttttttttttttacccttatAAGGAAGCTTCTTTTTCCCCGCCGAAAAGTTTGGGAAGTCACCGGGACTGCGAGGGAGAGAGACCTTGGTCGGGACTGGGGGGAAATGGCCTCGTGGGCTCCTAAATCTGTGTGCGTCTCGGGTTTGGATGGTGGGATCGGGGCTAGGCGGCCACTGGGCCATGTCCCCGGAGGGCAGGGGTGTCCCGCCCGTGGCTTGTAAGGGAGCCGACCTTCGTCGCCCCCCGGTGCGGCTCCGGTGGCcacgggttgggagggaagaggccctGCCCCGGGCTCCTCCACGTGCCCGCCCACCCCGAGGCCTCCCTCGCCTCCCTGGACCTCGGgggagccccctcctccagcaGAAAGaccgtgggggcgggggggggggggtgccccgTCTTTAGGATGATCGAAGGCCCTGGGGGCTGCCCTTCGGCCCACCGTCCACccactgccttcccctccccaccgggaCATCCGCCGACGGGGAGCTTGCCCATCCTAAGCGTCGATGCCTCCTAAATGGCCATCAGCCTCGCTCCCCGCTTTTTAAAAATCCAGCAGAACGCCGCCCGAGCTTAACCGTCGCCGGCTCCTCCGGCTCCCCTCTGCgatgtccccctttcctctgcctctttgTGTGAGCACGTGTGTGCGTGAGACCGACCACCCACAAAACCATTTCCATGAAAGCGTGGCCACCGACGGTCTGgtttccgcccccttcccccagctcctccacttaggtCGAGGGCTTCTGGGCACACGCGGGGCCCTCGGCACCCCGAGGATTCCTTAGAGCGGTCGGACCCTGGGAAGGCTTCAGGGAAAAATAGCGGGTTTTAGCGCTTTTGGGGGGGAAGAACACTTCCCGGGGCGCCTGCCCTCGGAAATGCTGATCCAAATAGGGAAACTCGCCCCGAAAGTAAACTTCGCGAAGGTGAGAAACTCGAATCGGTGACTCGTACAATTAGAGAATAAAGAACAAAGTTCCGGAAGAAATTAAGGCCCCGGCTTGTTTACACAGACATCTGCCAAGCAGAGTTCAAACACAGCCATCTGGAGTTGTATCCCTGCCACTCTTCATTATCCTGAATAAAAATCTCCTGAAGCAGCTGGCAGCCTTAGTCTCTTGGGTCGGTTCTCAAGCCAGTTACTTGAGGATCTTCCGAGTAACATATGTTCATTGTTCGGCATCGAGAGGGTGAGCCATTTCTCCGACCCTCCGTCCTGCTTTTCAAGAAgcgagagaagaaaaaggaggggacTGTCCCAGCCACAGTAAACTCTGAAATGCCCGTTGGGATTAGAAGTTCCAGCACTCTCATCTCCGTCTAGCTGCTATCAAAGAGTCAAAGGGCAAGATGTCATGAAGCACTAATATTTGTAGGTGATAAGTGCACCTATGGCACAAGGATTGCCAGGCCGACTGCCCAATAGACAGTGAGGCTTCCTCTGAAAGGGTGCCTATTGAGCACCACAAGTGACCGGTTTTCAAAATTCACACTCAAAGTGCATCTGTTT contains:
- the BCL2L10 gene encoding bcl-2-like protein 10 — protein: MAGSLREQTALLVADYLAQCGPGPAPPAPPPSPAAATLRRAAAALRRQHRPFFVCARRRAGAGAGPGDRPGDGDGAGDGDGDGAGPAALLAQVAAELDHDGGLNWGRVVALVALAGALLDPEPDPRTPDLSRTLADTLCHYLAEEKGDWLREHGGWDGFYHFFNQPEGRPAEQNSAFCNAIMAAAGFGLAGLAFLLAVR